The following nucleotide sequence is from Glycine max cultivar Williams 82 chromosome 9, Glycine_max_v4.0, whole genome shotgun sequence.
AACTTAAATAggtttgaattgatttattgCATATTATAGGTATTGCTTAGGTTCAGTTTAATTTGGATAATTTCTTTCAACAAAATACACTTATTTATAAGAACTTCCTGAAAAATTTAtgtatcttaattttaaaaaaagttagataagagaaattctatttttttaaatgaataggCTCAGtttaatttggatttttttttcaataaaaaacttatttataagAACTTCTGAAAAAGTTatgtatcttattttttttaaaaaaaaatagattagagaacttttaattttttttaaatgcatgttaattttatcttataaaaaattatatcaatcatGATATAATTATACTCTACTCAAATAAGATTACTTTATatggttttaaaaaaagcaattaaaaaaagttgGTTTTAATGAGCACTTTGTTTTTTCATGACCTGGTTGTCACTAATTAATTGGATCAAATGTGTCGAGTTCTAAGTGATGAAATATACATgccaaagatatatatatatatatatatatatatatatatatatatatatatatatatatatatatatatatatatatatatatatatatatatgacatttGGAACTTGGTTTTACTGATGAACGAGCACTAATTTGTTcacattgttttttgtttttcacatTCTGTACATGATAAGTAGTATTGTACAATGACTTCATAGATCATATTGGCATTCAGATATCAGGTCGCATGTTCTGCATCGGTTGTTATTCAGATATTATCAATACATTTAAAGCCTGAATGGCAAAGTAATTCTGCAAAAGCTAGTATTAATTCCATTTGTAATTTGGCAAACTAGGTTCGTATAATTCTACTAGGTAATTGGTTAATTTCTTTTGGTaaaatatatataggccttCTCTTCATATTATCCAATCGGCATCTTATCCTCTCTAAGATCTGAAGTTCACAACGCGTTAAAGCACAAAAGACACTTATTTTCTGCATGTATGTCTATCCCAAACAATTCACGCAGGTACATATCAGTCATCTCTTTCCCCAAAAGGAATGAGAATTGAACTTAAACAATTGTTAGAAGTTGGAATAACagcataatataattattaattatcaagCAGATGTTACTATGGTAGCGAAATCTTATGTCACTAATTAGTGAAACTGGTTACGTGTATGTGGACCCTGTGTTGCCAATGTCAccaggcaaaaaaaaaaaaaataatacaaaatttaaccAACAAACTTACAGATTAAATACTGTTTGTATGgagaacaataaatataaattattcaagCAAATTAACCCATCACAGGTGGtttacttttatttcttattttctagtTAGACTTTTTCATCTTGCTATATCTATCTCTTGTCCTTAATTTAAGCCTAAAATTCTGAATTCAATCTATTAAAGTCAATAGTCCTGTCCTGTCTCAGAAAGTTGATCGACAAAGGTAAAAAATGAAGTTTAGACATATATTAATCCAAaaagcagaaagaaaaaaaacattattgaaaAAGAATGAGAATTTGGAAGAAAGCTTATTAACAATATATATCTGTTAATTATTGATCATGTTTATCTGAGTGTCCTAAGCTATTGTGACAAATTCAGTCCTAGCTTAGGAACTGCAGTATGTAAAGTGTATACTTCATGAGATCCCGGCGACGTGTTGGAAAACTCATTCATAACCTTTAAGataaattcaatatatttaaaattacttaatttttttaacttctatttactttttactttttgattTAGTGTCATGTGACATAATTTAAAAGGATGAACCCATAATGCGAAGGACATTCAAGTACCAGTGATTAGTTCCATAATGCTCCAGTGTTACTCTCTTAGTCCAAATAACCTGCTTCCAAACTCATGAGAGGTGTGCCAAAGTTTAGGAGGTATAAAGTAAAGAATTACAAGGGAAATATTAAATTGgtccaattattaaaaaaaaagacttaaggGTGAAgggaataggaaaaaaaaaggagagatcGGAGATTCAAAGTTTGAACTTTTCactgatattttttaataaaactaataaattaatatttgtcgataaaaaaatcaaagaattaCAAAAAGTAAGTAATATATCCATCAGTAGTATTAGTCATTCTGGTGATTGGTACATGCAAACttctaattttctaattattatttctaacaTATTGTAGTCCTTAAGCAAGCATACGAAGCTTTAGTAAAGTAGTCAATGTGAGATTTTTACGTTTTTAGGTATTAAATTGATGATAAATAACTCAAGGACGAATTTAAGTGTTTATATATTCTGAAATTATGCGTTAGCTAGCTAGTATGCCTGGTTAGGTAAGAAAATAACgagaaaaaaatcactttataaAGAGAATCAATCTCTGAATGCGTAGTATAAGCATGATCGATAAATGGGATATCAAATAAGTCGTCCTACATTATGAATCTATATAGCTGTGGTCAGCAACTATTGTATAGAAGGCACAATATTTAGCTTCGTTGCTtggtgttaatttttattataatttattttaaagttttacaATAAAAAGTTTCTCTATGAAACAGTTTGATAcacatatatttaaaaactttgaaTTTGGGCGGAAGGTGTCTTCATCTAGATCTAGTACCAAAAATCATTTTGGGGGATCGATGCAGATCGAGAATCCTCAATTCCTGCGAAACCATATGGTTCCACACACAAATATGGAAGCGGGTGATCTAACTTTAATTTGGATCCCACCCATCTATGATATATATGCGTAAACAAGTAGGTATTCATCGTTTTGTATATTGTAGGTTTCGGTGGTCATTAATTAGCATGCATTAAATCATTCAACGAAATGACCAAAGTGACATGGTTGATAACTTTGctatttaaatataaagttAGAGGTTCAATCTAAATTTGTGGctatggaaaaaatatttattgaggaAGGtcaatcttttaaataaatcataatcataatactTCAATAGATCAAAGCTTAATTTTTGACTAAGGATTACTTTGAGttgaaaacaattaattaacaaaatcaatGGCTAATCGCGTATCATTTCTCACTTCACCTTCACTAAAAATTTAAACGTTtcgtaaaattatataaattcccttactttattttaatatttattgtgaTCTCTTTTAGAAAAACACAAACATTTaaagatattattataatattgtaCAAGGAATGTtggtgtaatatttttaaaataattaagaaaaattagagTAAGAGTAGAAAAAGCAAGGGAATTTCTACAATTTTATAAAACCTGTTTGaataacttactctttaaactAAAGTAAAATCCATATTAATAACCAATAAATATTGATccaattgaaaagaaataaacccATATTATAGAAATCCTAACCCGTTAGTCCTCGAGATCCAAATAATCTCAACtttttttacccaaaaaaataattcatattagtattctctctatatatatagtcCCCATAGGCATAACATCAAAATCATCATCTCCAACCTTAACTCACCCATCCTTGGAGTGCAATTTCCTGGATCAACTCTTCCAAACCATGGCTAATCATCTACTGGTGAAGGATTCTTCCTTGGTTGTGATGTGCATGGTTTTGGGTATGCCCTTGGCGGATGCAGCTCTTTCATGTCCTTAAGTGCAATTCATTGTAGCACCATGCCTTGGTGACTAGAGAGGCCTTGGTGGTGGAGTTTTCCCTCTACCATGTTGCAATGGGGTTAGGACCCTAAACAACTAGGCCAAGACCACCCCAGATCGTCAAGGGGCTTGTAGGTGCCTTAAGCATTACCTACAAAAAAGTCTTTCAAAGATAATTTGTAAGCAATAACAAAACTTGCtccaaaataatagtaataataagtaACACCTTCTAACACTCTTTCtatttttagcttaaatttattaaaaaattacaaaatcatcatcaaggtcaaataataaagaataaaaacgctgcataattattatgatttctaataaatttgagCTTAGCATTTTTTCCTGCGAGTGtgagaatgaaaatgaagaacACAACAGACCAAGCGTGGACAGGATCGTGATCCTTAGGGAGAAAGTTGTTGAGAAACCTCAGCCGCTTCGAAACCTTGGAACAAAGGTCCACCGAAGTTCCTAACCACATATGAATCCTCGTTCATCAAGTCTTGTCGTAGAATGTCCCTAAAGCCTGTTCCCAACTCCCTAAATGTCTATGAAATAGAAGTAACAAAATAGAGGGTTCTTACCTCTATGACGAAGGCGGCACAGTGCGACGCGGGAGACACCTTCTACAACCGATGAGTGAGGACACGAGCTAAGTGAGGGAGGGAGGGCACAAGGGTGAgtgagtaaatattttttttatagtataaatatatataaaatatatgactgcatattttatataaatttttaaaatcccCTATCATGCACAATACAATATTTATATCAACAATGTGGAATGTTGCATTCAACAACggttatataattaattgtcGTTGAACACAAAATTCCATAATACTCTACAAAATTGTtactatcttttattttaagataatttttagaaATCGTCGTTATTTTAGCGTTAccgaatataattttttttagtagtgaaaacCATTGCTCAGAGCATCCCTAGACTCAATCTTGCTAGCCTTGCAGGTCTTCCTGCCAAGTGTGGAGTCAACTTGCCCTTCAAGGCTAGCCCCTCCATTGATTGCAACATGTAAATCAGGCATCAtgctatttaattatatattcaacgttgaatatatattatttcctCCGATGTTATTTATATGACATcgaattatttaattcatcaaaataaaaaataataattaatttagttaataataatgaatatgTAAAATTTATACTTCGGGAGAATATATATAAACCACAAAggctgaaattaattaattaatgatgttgACCACTTTTGTGCATATATATAATCGTTACtcgaataaaagaaatatacatatatatatataattgttactTCATActtctgaaaaaaaattgttacttcATATTGAACTTTTCGtgcttatatatatgtatatataatgtgTTTATAATGCAAGGACACTAACATCAGATTCACTTTGTTCACTGCAGGGTAAAGTAATGAAGCACCTAGCTTGCAAGAGGGTGCACGCTAGTGGATCTTAGTACTTGGCTTGTGGTAGTAATAATTAACTAGCTAGACAAAGGTGAATAAAAGAGTATGGTTTAATTGTACGTGTGATTACGATTTGCATCTCGAAATTAATCGTATTAATGTTGATTGTCCAATGTGACAGTCacattaaattttctctctctaatttaatataaatcattCTCTCGTCATTATCTAACTCTTATTATTTACAGTAATTACTTATTAACAACCTGtacaattaatttaagaaaatattacatttataCTTAAGATCTGTTTAAACTTAACATACACTTATTAGTTATTagcaatgaataaaattataattatcaaaatgaaaCTATCACTCTGATTAAAGATCATAGtaccaaaaacatatataaactgTATTGAACCGTTTTCCTTAAAACAAGTTGTACAAAAGTTGTTAACAAAATATTGGAATTTTCCatggataataaaaaaaaaaaaaattgtatattacaCCGGGTACAATACAAGTTAATATCAAACTCTACATCTTCTGTGGCATACTGGCATAGCGCACCCTTTTTTcaatctattaaaaaattaatcggCAAACGTGGTAACATCCGTACAACTTCATGCGTAAACCCTCAAGCTTCTGCTTACCTTATGCTGCAACATATTAAAAGTGGAAATCAACAAATGAAATTGAGATTAATAATCTTCTAAATACCCATTATCTACATTTATAAATATACATTattcttttaagtaaaaatatatatatatatatatatatatatatatatatatatatatatatatatataaagagacaaAAGCATGTAAGGAAgtatataattcattttttttctttattatattaagGTTAACCTATTAGTTGAGAAGAGGAACTTAAGAAAAAAgactacaaattaaaattttcacaccgatatttttataataaaactaataaactaaCTAACTgtgttaataaaaaaaggtgAGGTTAGGTTACGTACATGTTGCAATCCATGTCGTGAGTGAAATGGTAGGGCAAGGCAACGCCGCAGCTGTAAGGAAGGTTTTCATACGCAGTAGTGTTAATAGTATGATGGTGTTGCTTAACAACATCTTGAAGGCAAAGACAAGCTAGATACTgagtatgcatagatctcctgACAATGTCCCTTAGGTTTCTAACCGCCATGCAGCATTCCATTGGGATGTTATTTCCACCTGTTTTCACGTAACTTCCGCATGCTGCAATTACAGGTTTTATCTCGCAGCATGTGAATTCAGCCATGGCTCCTAGAAACGGTGCACCCAAGGCGGCCGCGATGCACACCATCAGAGCCATGCAACTCGCCTTCGCAAATGCTGTCTTGTTGTTCGCCATGTGATGGAATTGCAAAAACACTGGTTTAATTTGGAATGAGGATGATTGCTTAGAAACGCTGAAGCTACCTTATATGCAGATGAATTTTGCCTCGTGAATATAGTCAAAGATAGAACTAGGATTTCAGGGAAACCTTATTTATTGGTGGCTCAGAGGATTCTTCTGCCTATATTTTTGGAATGGCATGCctgtatataaaattaaacacaTAAATATATTGTGCTTTGTAGACAATATTACCATTGTGGGATAATCTATTTACTAAGACTCTAATTTTAGACTTCTAATTAAGCTATAATAATCTAACATCAGTTAATCTAATTCTATTTCTATGCATTCGACGGAGGTGGATAAtctatttctatttataatatataacaaCTGAAAAACTGAATTGTAAGCTGCATATAGTAACATATGTAACTCATGtcaatcaccaaaaaaaaaagtaaatatatgtaACCCGAATTTTGACTTATGAATCAAAATTTGCTATTTTACCTTTTAAGCTTCTTATAGTTTGCCAATGCAAATCAACCATTATTTATCTTCAGGcttaagttagttttttttatgtttttattttagcaaGTTGATCATATCAGCTCCTCTATTGAATGAGTATCTTTTCAACTTTCTTATGTTATAGTCAAGTTTCTTTTCAACGTTCTCAATATGTTGCCGCTGAATCTTATCAGCTCTCTTTTACAGTTTTATTtatggaaaaagagaaagatgtgtgggagagagagaagggatgtaataagaaaagaaataaaaataaaaagataaaaaattgaaaaaaagatatgcaagaaaacatacatagttttaagaaattatacatttaagaattttaattatcaCTGTAATTGAGAAACTCTCCTCTCACTTGGTATGCTCAAACTCGATCGTTCAACTATATTGACCCAAAACTCAACTGTatcaaaacaatttttccaGGTACCATAGCAAGTTACCAGGAAAAAGAAttataatgtttaatttaatttaatttaatttctttacctCCCCCCTTCATTCCTAAAATCAATGGAGGAGcatgaattaaatttttggtTACATAACTCTTGGATCGATGCACAACCAAGCGAGtacaaactatatatatatgcacaaaaTTATGCAGGGAATAATGCCCCCTCAAAACAGACCGACAGAAGACAAGGATGTTGAACTTTTTTCATTCCCTTTTCCTTCTCTGGCTGTCTCCTATCCTCGTCTTTCCACCCATTTAACGACatatatatttgtttcaaaGGGCATGGTGGAAACAAGTTCTAACAGAAGCCAACATTGCTCATCATAATCATGCAAAGTGAACCAAATCAATAACTTAGCAATGAATATTTCACGCTCAGAATAATTTTCCCTTTCTCAACACCAACTTTTTCCACTGGTAACTAACCAATGGCCAGGAGGATCTTGTGGCCCTTTGCTCATTTCAGACAAGTCAACATACTTGCACATCTTGTTCCCTGTGGTGTTGTTCTCTCTGGAACCAAAGCTCGAGTTATCAGGGTTGTTGGGGGTGTGATCCCAGAATGATCTTTTGATTGTGCAACCGGGTAACCCTGAAAACAAGAGCTTCATGTACAACACGCTTTGTGGTCCGAAATTCCACACTCCAAGCTGAGCCCCAGTAACCACATAGACGCCAAAGGAGTCCCCTATGAACCTTTTAGGATTCTCAACTAGTGCAGTGCacacatgaaaaaaattattccactTAACAGGCTTGAAAAACCGGCTGTCTTGCTCCACGGGTCCCTGCCACTTGGGAGCTGTTAGACGATTGACAAGTGTACCAAGTAGTAATtaaaacggtaagaccgagtatcgtgtctacaataaatttattatactttaaTGACGCATGTTCAGTTTGTAAACAATTTTGGTTGCggtgaaataaaatgaaatagttCATTCATGTTTTCCAATGATTGTAGTAATTTTTCTAAACTTAAGAACAAATAATAAGAACAAACGCAGAATTGTAAAATGGAACAAATGCCAAGGTGAATGTGTCGGGGAGTATTCTAATGAATTTTTTCTTGATGTGATTAAagaagtttttctctatttaacattatCCTAATATTCCTTGCACCATTAGATTACTCTAACTGTAATTCCTCACACGAAAGAGTCTAGCTCTCCTAGTTTTATTCTTGGTTTCTCAACAAACTCATTCTAAGCAAGCTGCATTACGCAAAAGATACCGTATTTACTAGATTACTTCACACTATTCCTAGAAATGAAAGCCTCTAGCtgctctaccaagttctaaggacTAGAAGCATTTTCCAATACTTAAAtcctaacaaaatatataaatgagtgatcaagccacaaataTGGAAAATAAACGCAGATAGAAGCAGAGAACactaacaataatattaaatagatagttagagtTTTTACATCAAGAGTGCTCAATGAAAAAACTCCCCAACAATGAAGTGTTTAGCCCCCCATTTTACAAGGATGAAAAATGGTGGAAAATGGAATGGTGAAGTGAAAGTGTGAAGAAAAATGTCCTCCTTCAGCCTTGGTGCTTTGTTCCTTCTTTCCTACGCTGCTTGACGCTTGGTTTTTCCCTCCTCTTCCAGCTTTAAAGACTTTTGGGTTTTTCAATTTACGAATGTGCGCTTAACGAGCAGGTCTTGTTGAGCAAGAGTTAGTGATTGAGCGCTTAGCGAGGTTGGATGCGCTAAGCACGAGAAAAGACAAAGGCCTCGTTGGACGGGCTGGTTACGCACTTAGTGCACTGCTCTCTAACTTTAC
It contains:
- the LOC100809789 gene encoding non-specific lipid-transfer protein 1, producing the protein MANNKTAFAKASCMALMVCIAAALGAPFLGAMAEFTCCEIKPVIAACGSYVKTGGNNIPMECCMAVRNLRDIVRRSMHTQYLACLCLQDVVKQHHHTINTTAYENLPYSCGVALPYHFTHDMDCNIIR